From Pelagicoccus albus, the proteins below share one genomic window:
- the kduI gene encoding 5-dehydro-4-deoxy-D-glucuronate isomerase, whose translation MKYEVRYACHPRDFKSYDTSRIRDEFLITNLFEENEISLVYSLLDRYIVGGAKPTTETLKLESFEELKAENFLDRRELGVINVGGDATIVADGTTYTVKYKEALYLGAGVKDVTFASVDASAPALLYINSAPAHKSFPSKHVTLENAKVLNLGSLETSNERQINQLLVKEVLQTCQLQMGMTELKPGSVWNTMPAHTHLRRMEAYFYFEVPENQSVCHFMGETDETRHIWMQNHEAVLSPSWSIHSGSGTANYIFIWGMAGENLDYTDMDVRQPNQLK comes from the coding sequence ATGAAGTACGAAGTACGATACGCCTGTCATCCGCGTGATTTTAAAAGCTACGACACAAGTCGTATTCGCGATGAATTTCTCATCACGAACCTCTTTGAGGAAAATGAGATATCTCTCGTTTACTCCTTGCTTGACCGTTACATCGTTGGCGGTGCCAAGCCTACCACGGAGACGCTTAAGCTCGAATCTTTCGAGGAGCTAAAAGCCGAAAATTTCTTGGATCGCCGCGAGCTTGGCGTGATCAATGTCGGTGGCGACGCGACAATCGTCGCGGACGGAACGACTTACACCGTGAAATACAAGGAAGCCCTTTACCTCGGCGCCGGCGTTAAGGACGTGACCTTTGCTTCTGTGGACGCCTCTGCTCCTGCCTTGCTCTACATCAACTCCGCGCCCGCCCACAAGTCGTTCCCATCTAAGCACGTTACTCTCGAGAATGCTAAGGTTCTGAACCTCGGCTCTCTCGAAACTTCCAACGAACGTCAAATCAATCAGCTCTTGGTCAAGGAAGTCCTTCAGACCTGCCAGTTGCAAATGGGGATGACTGAGCTGAAGCCAGGTAGTGTTTGGAACACGATGCCGGCTCACACGCACCTCCGTCGTATGGAAGCTTACTTCTATTTCGAAGTTCCGGAAAACCAGTCTGTTTGCCACTTCATGGGCGAAACCGACGAGACTCGTCACATTTGGATGCAGAACCACGAAGCGGTGCTTTCTCCCTCATGGAGCATCCACAGCGGTTCCGGTACGGCCAACTACATCTTCATCTGGGGAATGGCCGGTGAAAATCTCGATTACACGGACATGGATGTCCGCCAACCCAATCAACTCAAATAA
- a CDS encoding gluconate 5-dehydrogenase: MNNELFDLTGKVALITGGTHGIGMAIGKKLGQAGAKICVNDISEDKLESCKAEYAEAGIDVYTLVFNVTDEADVDRGISQIEKDVGSVDILVNNAGIIKRIPILEQSVQDYRTVIDVDLIAPYIVGKRVAPNMIEKKFGKIINMCSMMSVYGRNSVSAYASAKGGLKLLTANMCCEWAKHNVQINGIGPGYIATAQTAPIREGNHPFNDLVMTRTPAARWGEPEDIANAALFLSSKAAQFVNGHVLYVDGGILANFGYVKGENDLPEL, translated from the coding sequence ATGAATAACGAACTTTTTGATCTAACCGGTAAGGTTGCTCTGATTACAGGCGGCACGCACGGCATTGGCATGGCTATCGGTAAGAAGCTAGGCCAAGCTGGCGCTAAGATTTGCGTCAATGACATCTCCGAGGACAAGCTCGAGAGCTGTAAGGCTGAATACGCTGAAGCAGGTATCGATGTTTACACGCTTGTATTCAATGTTACTGACGAAGCGGACGTAGATCGTGGTATCTCCCAGATCGAGAAGGATGTGGGCAGCGTCGACATCCTTGTGAACAACGCTGGTATCATCAAGCGTATCCCGATTCTCGAGCAGTCTGTACAGGACTACCGCACTGTTATCGATGTGGACCTCATCGCTCCTTATATCGTAGGCAAGCGTGTCGCGCCAAACATGATCGAGAAGAAATTCGGCAAGATCATCAACATGTGTTCCATGATGAGTGTGTATGGCCGTAACTCGGTATCCGCATATGCATCTGCGAAGGGTGGTTTGAAGCTTCTGACCGCGAACATGTGTTGCGAATGGGCGAAGCATAATGTGCAGATTAATGGCATTGGCCCTGGCTACATCGCCACAGCTCAGACTGCTCCGATCCGCGAAGGAAACCATCCTTTCAACGATCTCGTTATGACCCGTACGCCAGCCGCTCGTTGGGGTGAGCCTGAAGATATCGCGAACGCAGCGCTCTTCCTCTCTTCCAAGGCTGCTCAGTTCGTTAATGGTCACGTGCTTTACGTGGATGGCGGTATTCTCGCCAACTTCGGTTACGTAAAGGGCGAGAACGACCTTCCAGAACTGTAA
- a CDS encoding A/G-specific adenine glycosylase, which translates to MSQALVKNAAAFQSALINWYDENARDLPWRVQPSLYKTVVSEFMLQQTQVKTVLPYFAKWLKSYPDFANLAQASEEQVLKSWEGLGYYSRARNLLKLAKEISAIPADEIPQDAKSWLKFPGIGPYAAAAVCSIAFSDQSAVVDGNVVRILSRMTADESSYTNSTEAAKVYRPLVQELLNRERPGDHNQAMMELGATVCHKNSPNCLLCPVREHCLGFEKGIAESLPKLAKIKFEDVTVNRAWIQKEGSILLHKIPANAKRMRGLHELPELAPLSIPVPSSTPIATRKRGITRYRITERIFDISPASLPNKIPEDYIWAKPDLIESLAFSGPHRKWIGELLAR; encoded by the coding sequence ATGTCCCAAGCTCTCGTTAAAAACGCAGCCGCCTTCCAAAGCGCCCTCATCAACTGGTACGATGAGAACGCGCGAGATCTGCCTTGGCGGGTGCAACCGTCGCTCTACAAAACCGTGGTGTCCGAGTTCATGCTCCAGCAAACACAGGTAAAGACGGTTTTGCCTTATTTCGCCAAGTGGCTGAAGAGCTACCCAGATTTTGCAAACTTGGCTCAAGCCAGCGAAGAGCAAGTACTCAAAAGCTGGGAAGGTCTCGGCTACTACTCTAGGGCAAGAAACCTCCTGAAACTTGCCAAAGAAATTTCCGCAATTCCAGCAGACGAAATACCGCAAGACGCGAAGAGCTGGCTCAAGTTTCCGGGAATTGGACCCTACGCGGCCGCGGCAGTCTGTAGCATTGCGTTTTCCGACCAATCCGCCGTGGTGGACGGAAACGTGGTACGTATCCTCTCCCGCATGACAGCGGACGAAAGTAGCTACACAAATTCCACCGAAGCCGCAAAGGTGTACCGGCCTCTCGTGCAGGAGCTGCTAAACCGAGAGCGGCCCGGGGACCACAACCAAGCCATGATGGAGCTGGGAGCCACTGTTTGTCATAAGAACTCTCCGAACTGTTTACTGTGTCCCGTGCGAGAGCATTGCCTTGGCTTCGAAAAAGGAATCGCCGAGTCCCTGCCGAAACTGGCCAAGATCAAATTCGAAGATGTCACCGTAAACAGAGCCTGGATACAGAAAGAAGGCAGCATTCTCCTACATAAGATACCAGCCAATGCCAAACGCATGAGGGGCTTACATGAGCTCCCCGAGCTTGCACCGCTCTCGATCCCTGTGCCCTCCAGTACCCCTATCGCAACCCGTAAACGTGGCATCACCCGCTATCGAATAACCGAACGCATATTCGATATTTCACCCGCATCCCTTCCGAACAAGATCCCGGAAGACTATATTTGGGCCAAGCCCGACCTCATCGAAAGCCTAGCCTTTTCAGGTCCTCATCGAAAGTGGATTGGCGAGCTCCTTGCGAGATAG
- the rnhC gene encoding ribonuclease HIII produces MARGKKKAAVDPDEPKKKTMYTNKLSQEQLDKLQHILDMKMWEPYEVEYAQFGFKGDKVNVVGYKSGKLVVQGKATEDFVINTLEPEVLGEARFGYDEVYHPEWFESHAGMDESGKGDFFGPIVTACVIADKQHIDEWVKEGIRDSKTITDGRILKLDKIIRGTKGVAVETCFCGMPKYNQLMSKPRANLNLLLAWQHGISLKAALGKKRVPWGMLDQFSKQDLVGRYFKDDKFELRMQTKAEEDPVVAAASVVARAEYVRYMDGLSKKFGDTLAKGASSKVKVQAAEILEKFGPEKLGEFAKLHFRTAFEVVKAAGMLDRLPLKEPKAYTFKR; encoded by the coding sequence ATGGCCAGAGGCAAAAAGAAAGCGGCAGTCGACCCGGACGAGCCAAAAAAGAAAACGATGTACACCAACAAGCTCTCCCAAGAGCAGTTGGACAAGCTGCAGCACATTTTGGATATGAAAATGTGGGAGCCCTACGAGGTTGAATACGCTCAGTTCGGCTTCAAGGGCGACAAGGTGAATGTAGTCGGCTACAAGAGCGGCAAGCTCGTGGTGCAGGGAAAGGCAACCGAGGATTTCGTAATCAACACTTTGGAGCCGGAAGTGCTGGGCGAAGCTCGGTTTGGCTACGATGAAGTCTATCATCCAGAGTGGTTTGAGTCGCACGCGGGGATGGATGAGAGCGGAAAAGGTGACTTCTTCGGTCCGATCGTAACTGCCTGTGTGATCGCGGATAAGCAGCACATAGACGAATGGGTCAAAGAGGGTATTCGCGACTCCAAGACCATAACGGACGGCCGGATTCTCAAACTGGACAAGATCATACGAGGTACCAAGGGAGTCGCCGTTGAAACCTGTTTTTGCGGGATGCCCAAGTACAATCAGCTGATGAGCAAGCCAAGGGCGAACTTGAATCTTCTGCTCGCATGGCAACATGGAATTTCGCTCAAAGCCGCTCTAGGAAAAAAGCGCGTTCCTTGGGGGATGTTGGACCAATTTAGCAAGCAAGACCTCGTCGGACGCTACTTTAAGGACGACAAATTCGAACTTCGGATGCAGACCAAGGCGGAAGAGGATCCGGTGGTCGCTGCTGCCTCGGTGGTAGCTCGCGCAGAATACGTTCGCTACATGGATGGGCTTTCCAAGAAGTTCGGCGATACCCTTGCCAAGGGGGCCAGCTCGAAAGTGAAGGTGCAGGCGGCTGAGATACTGGAGAAGTTCGGACCCGAGAAGCTCGGTGAGTTTGCGAAATTGCATTTCAGGACCGCTTTCGAAGTCGTAAAGGCGGCCGGAATGCTTGATCGCTTGCCTCTCAAGGAACCCAAGGCCTATACATTTAAGCGATAG
- a CDS encoding ribonuclease HII, giving the protein MKSHRLRAFDRKVLKGRLGLIGVDEAGRGALAGPVVAAAVAARSDFYDSEWCKRNASSINDSKLLTFEQREELYAKLRWLEREGRLLIGVGKGSVEDIEDLNILGATQKAMKTAVEEVLAAGDISPHDPDPLFDATLPGSTPRETLSQWEILVDGKQMKHLGYRHRAIVKGDSKALCIAMASIIAKVTRDRIMMALDCEYPHYDLASSKGYATVLHRAAILDHGPTEMHRPLFLRKLLEEPSEETQEEFGF; this is encoded by the coding sequence ATGAAGTCGCATCGTCTGCGAGCTTTTGACCGGAAGGTCCTAAAAGGACGGTTGGGCCTGATTGGTGTAGATGAGGCGGGTAGGGGCGCCTTGGCTGGCCCGGTGGTCGCCGCCGCAGTCGCCGCCCGAAGTGATTTTTATGATAGCGAGTGGTGCAAGCGAAACGCTTCCAGCATCAACGACTCCAAGCTTCTTACATTCGAACAACGCGAAGAGCTCTACGCTAAGCTCAGATGGCTTGAGCGGGAAGGGCGGCTCCTAATCGGAGTGGGAAAAGGAAGCGTAGAAGACATTGAGGATTTGAATATCCTTGGGGCTACGCAGAAGGCGATGAAGACCGCGGTCGAGGAAGTCCTGGCTGCAGGCGATATTTCGCCGCATGATCCGGATCCACTTTTTGATGCGACTCTACCAGGCTCCACACCCAGGGAAACCCTCTCTCAGTGGGAGATTCTGGTAGACGGGAAGCAGATGAAGCACCTCGGGTACCGGCATCGGGCTATCGTGAAAGGAGATTCCAAAGCCCTCTGTATTGCCATGGCCTCTATCATTGCGAAGGTTACTCGTGATAGGATCATGATGGCCTTGGACTGCGAGTATCCGCACTACGATTTGGCGTCCTCAAAGGGCTATGCGACCGTTTTACATCGGGCAGCGATCCTAGACCACGGACCCACCGAAATGCACCGTCCGCTTTTTCTGCGTAAGTTGCTCGAAGAACCCAGCGAAGAGACCCAGGAGGAATTTGGCTTTTAG